The following coding sequences lie in one Streptomyces albofaciens JCM 4342 genomic window:
- a CDS encoding SDR family NAD(P)-dependent oxidoreductase, with the protein MSTATNGQGPLEGAVVAVAGAAGPAGRATLLRLAEAGATVVAADADAARLAEAVDAARYAHGGATVTGDTVDLLDLDATRAWAGRTEKEFGRIDGLVHLVGGWRGSASFAETDLGDWDLLEKLLIRTVQHTSLAFQAPLERSGNGRFLLVSAAGASKPTAGNAAYAAAKAAAEAWTLALGDAFRKAGGEAGPKAAAAILVVKALVNDQMRAERPHAKFAGFTDVKDLAQAVSGVWERPAQEVNGQRLWLTPEV; encoded by the coding sequence ATGAGTACTGCGACCAACGGCCAGGGGCCACTGGAAGGCGCGGTCGTCGCGGTGGCCGGGGCGGCGGGCCCCGCCGGGCGGGCGACGCTGCTGCGGCTGGCCGAGGCGGGCGCGACCGTGGTGGCCGCGGACGCGGACGCCGCACGGCTGGCGGAGGCCGTGGACGCCGCGCGGTACGCGCACGGCGGCGCGACCGTCACCGGCGACACCGTCGACCTGCTGGACCTCGACGCGACGCGCGCCTGGGCCGGCCGTACGGAGAAGGAGTTCGGCCGGATCGACGGGCTGGTGCACCTGGTCGGCGGCTGGCGCGGCTCCGCGTCGTTCGCGGAGACCGACCTCGGCGACTGGGACCTGCTGGAAAAGCTCCTCATCCGTACGGTCCAGCACACCTCGCTGGCTTTCCAGGCCCCGCTGGAGCGCTCCGGGAACGGGCGGTTCCTGCTGGTCAGCGCGGCGGGCGCGAGCAAGCCGACGGCCGGTAACGCGGCGTACGCGGCCGCCAAGGCCGCCGCCGAGGCCTGGACCCTGGCCCTCGGCGACGCCTTCCGCAAGGCCGGGGGCGAGGCGGGGCCCAAGGCGGCGGCTGCCATCCTGGTGGTCAAGGCGCTCGTCAACGACCAGATGCGCGCCGAGCGCCCGCATGCCAAGTTCGCGGGCTTCACGGACGTCAAGGACCTGGCCCAGGCCGTCAGCGGCGTCTGGGAGCGGCCCGCCCAGGAAGTGAATGGACAGCGTCTGTGGCTGACCCCCGAAGTGTGA
- a CDS encoding low specificity L-threonine aldolase has translation MTERKTDAQRRHDPAVRGFASDNYAGVHPEVLAAVALANGGHQVAYGEDQYTEHLQRVVRSHFGQTAEAFPVFNGTGANVVALQAMTDRWGAVICAESAHIHVDECGAPERVGGLKLLTVPTEDGKLTPDLIDRQAYGWDDEHRAMPQVVSITQNTELGTVYTPDEVRAICEHAHERNMLVHLDGSRIANAAASLDVPMRAFTNAVGVDVLSLGGTKNGALFGEAVVVINPDAVRAMKHIRKMSMQLASKMRFISAQFEALLARDLWLRNARHANTMAKRLAAGVRAVDGVEILYPVQANAVFARLPHDVTERLQKRYRFYFWDEAAGDVRWMCSFDTTVEDVDGLVDALREEMGR, from the coding sequence GTGACCGAACGGAAGACCGACGCCCAGCGGCGCCACGACCCGGCGGTGCGCGGCTTCGCCAGCGACAACTACGCGGGCGTGCACCCGGAGGTCCTGGCGGCCGTGGCGCTCGCCAACGGCGGCCACCAGGTCGCCTACGGCGAGGACCAGTACACCGAGCACCTCCAGCGCGTCGTCCGCAGCCACTTCGGACAGACCGCCGAGGCGTTCCCGGTCTTCAACGGCACCGGCGCCAACGTGGTCGCCCTCCAGGCGATGACCGACCGCTGGGGCGCGGTGATCTGCGCCGAGAGCGCGCACATCCACGTCGACGAGTGCGGCGCCCCCGAACGCGTCGGCGGGCTGAAGCTGCTGACCGTACCGACCGAGGACGGCAAGCTCACGCCCGACCTGATCGACCGGCAGGCGTACGGCTGGGACGACGAGCACCGCGCCATGCCGCAGGTCGTCTCGATCACCCAGAACACCGAGCTGGGCACGGTCTACACCCCCGACGAGGTGCGGGCCATCTGCGAGCACGCCCACGAGCGCAACATGCTGGTGCACCTGGACGGGTCGCGGATCGCCAACGCGGCGGCGTCGCTGGACGTTCCCATGCGGGCGTTCACCAACGCGGTCGGGGTGGACGTGCTCTCCCTGGGCGGCACCAAGAACGGTGCCCTGTTCGGCGAGGCCGTGGTGGTCATCAACCCGGACGCGGTGCGCGCGATGAAGCACATCCGCAAGATGTCGATGCAGCTGGCCTCCAAGATGCGCTTCATATCGGCGCAGTTCGAGGCCCTGCTCGCCCGTGACCTGTGGCTGCGCAACGCCCGGCACGCCAACACGATGGCGAAGCGGCTCGCCGCCGGCGTCCGCGCGGTCGACGGTGTGGAGATCCTCTACCCGGTGCAGGCCAACGCCGTCTTCGCGCGCCTGCCGCACGATGTCACCGAGCGCCTGCAGAAGCGTTACCGCTTCTACTTCTGGGACGAGGCGGCCGGCGACGTCCGCTGGATGTGCTCCTTCGACACGACCGTGGAGGACGTGGACGGGCTGGTGGACGCCCTGCGGGAGGAGATGGGGCGGTAG
- a CDS encoding B3/B4 domain-containing protein, with protein sequence MTLPLHVSDEVRALAPGFGYVAVEAHGLTNGPSDEASAALLDAAARRLAERLDGRAPQDDPHIAAWRAAYTAFGTKPSRTRNSAEALAKRALADGGLPRINRLVDLYNAISVAHLIPVGGEDLDHIRGGMRLVRATGAEPFVTAAGGERVTEHPEPGEVVWCDDEGVTCRRWNWRQGVRTRLTDTSVNALFLLERMAPMTAAELAAAAAELAETLEKTCPGARVVVGEPRLFD encoded by the coding sequence ATGACTCTCCCCCTGCACGTCTCCGACGAGGTCCGCGCCCTCGCGCCCGGCTTCGGCTACGTCGCCGTGGAGGCGCACGGCCTGACCAACGGCCCCAGCGACGAGGCCTCCGCGGCCCTCCTGGACGCCGCGGCCCGCCGGCTCGCGGAGCGGCTGGACGGCCGGGCGCCGCAGGACGACCCGCACATCGCCGCCTGGCGCGCCGCGTACACCGCCTTCGGCACCAAACCGTCCCGTACCCGCAACTCGGCCGAGGCGCTGGCCAAGCGGGCCCTCGCGGACGGCGGGCTGCCGCGCATCAACCGCCTCGTCGACCTCTACAACGCCATCAGCGTGGCCCACCTGATCCCGGTCGGCGGCGAGGACCTGGACCACATCCGGGGCGGTATGCGGCTGGTGCGGGCCACCGGCGCGGAGCCGTTCGTGACCGCGGCCGGCGGCGAGCGGGTCACCGAGCACCCGGAGCCCGGCGAGGTGGTGTGGTGCGACGACGAGGGCGTGACCTGCCGCCGCTGGAACTGGCGCCAGGGCGTCCGGACGCGGCTCACCGACACGTCCGTGAACGCGCTGTTCCTGCTGGAGCGGATGGCGCCGATGACCGCCGCGGAACTGGCCGCCGCTGCGGCCGAACTCGCCGAGACGCTGGAGAAGACCTGCCCCGGCGCCCGCGTGGTGGTGGGGGAGCCGCGCCTCTTCGACTGA
- a CDS encoding lysophospholipid acyltransferase family protein, which produces MAELVYPPVIGAARAAFKALDLKFDIAGADHIPRRGGAVLVSNHIGYLDFIFCGLAARPAKRLVRFMAKESVFRHKVSGPLMRAMKHIPVDRAQGVHAYKHALSALRGGEIIGVFPEATISESFTLKTFKSGAARLAQEAGVPLLPMALWGTQRLWTKGHKRDLGRNHFPITIRVGEPVEASPDEQTEKITDRLRSRVQDLLEAAQRAYPVRPKGPEDTWWVPAHLGGTAPAPGATA; this is translated from the coding sequence ATGGCAGAGCTCGTCTACCCGCCCGTCATCGGCGCCGCCCGCGCGGCGTTCAAGGCACTCGACCTGAAGTTCGACATCGCCGGGGCCGACCACATACCCCGGCGCGGCGGCGCGGTCCTGGTGAGCAACCACATCGGGTACCTGGACTTCATCTTCTGCGGCCTGGCCGCCCGCCCGGCCAAGCGCCTGGTGCGGTTCATGGCGAAGGAGTCGGTCTTCCGGCACAAGGTGTCGGGGCCGCTGATGCGCGCGATGAAGCACATCCCGGTGGACCGCGCGCAGGGCGTCCACGCCTACAAGCACGCGCTGAGCGCGCTGCGCGGCGGGGAGATCATCGGGGTCTTCCCGGAGGCGACGATCTCGGAGTCCTTCACGCTGAAGACGTTCAAGTCGGGCGCGGCCCGGCTGGCGCAGGAGGCGGGCGTGCCGCTGCTGCCGATGGCGCTGTGGGGCACCCAGCGGCTGTGGACCAAGGGCCACAAGCGGGACCTGGGCCGCAACCACTTCCCGATCACCATCCGGGTCGGCGAGCCGGTGGAGGCGTCGCCGGACGAGCAGACGGAGAAGATCACCGACCGGCTGCGGTCCCGTGTGCAGGACCTGCTGGAGGCGGCGCAGCGCGCGTATCCCGTACGCCCCAAGGGCCCGGAGGACACCTGGTGGGTCCCGGCGCACCTCGGGGGCACGGCACCGGCCCCGGGGGCCACGGCCTGA
- a CDS encoding thioredoxin family protein, with protein sequence MRGQDVGTRLAAAGAGAELGERATLVQFSSAFCQPCRATRRTLAEVADMVDGVTHVEIDAEAHLDLVRALRIERTPTVLVLDGDGALVRRAAGQPRKADVIAALGAAVRD encoded by the coding sequence TTGCGAGGGCAGGACGTGGGGACGCGGCTGGCCGCCGCCGGAGCGGGCGCGGAGCTGGGGGAGCGGGCCACGCTCGTGCAGTTCTCCAGCGCCTTCTGCCAGCCCTGCCGGGCCACCCGGCGCACCCTGGCCGAGGTGGCGGACATGGTGGACGGGGTGACCCACGTCGAGATCGACGCCGAGGCGCACCTCGACCTCGTACGGGCGCTGCGCATCGAGCGCACGCCCACGGTGCTGGTGCTCGACGGCGACGGCGCGCTGGTGCGCCGCGCGGCCGGACAGCCCCGCAAGGCCGACGTCATCGCCGCGCTGGGGGCCGCCGTCCGTGATTGA
- a CDS encoding flavin reductase family protein, with product MTVPTDFGTPRAATPDLLRSVFRQHAAGVAVITAPGPRPAGFTATSLTSVAADPPLLSFGISTGSSCWPAVSAAEHIGVHILGEHQQELATTFARSGADRFAPPTSWRPGPHGVPLLDGVLAWLVCRVVARVPAGDHRIVLGQVVEGDPEGYAGTAGRSRPLLYHEGRFNALRD from the coding sequence ATGACGGTACCGACCGACTTCGGTACGCCCCGCGCCGCCACCCCCGACCTGCTGCGCTCCGTCTTCCGGCAGCACGCCGCCGGCGTCGCCGTGATCACCGCGCCCGGCCCCCGTCCGGCCGGCTTCACCGCCACCTCGCTGACCTCGGTGGCCGCCGATCCGCCCCTGCTCTCCTTCGGCATCAGCACCGGCTCCTCCTGCTGGCCCGCGGTCTCCGCGGCCGAGCACATCGGCGTCCACATACTCGGCGAGCACCAGCAGGAGCTGGCCACCACCTTCGCGCGGAGCGGCGCCGACCGCTTCGCGCCGCCGACCTCCTGGCGTCCGGGGCCGCACGGGGTGCCGCTGCTGGACGGGGTGCTGGCCTGGCTGGTGTGCCGGGTGGTGGCCCGGGTCCCGGCCGGTGACCACCGGATCGTGCTCGGGCAGGTCGTCGAGGGCGACCCGGAGGGCTACGCCGGGACGGCCGGGCGCAGCCGCCCGCTGCTGTACCACGAGGGCCGCTTCAACGCGCTGCGCGACTGA
- a CDS encoding electron transfer flavoprotein subunit beta/FixA family protein, which produces MSLRIVVCVKYVPDATGDRHFAEDLTVDRDDVDGLLSELDEYAVEQALQIKEAADGDAEITVLTVGPEDANDALRKALSMGADKGVHVEDDDLHGTDALGTSLVLAKAIEKTGYDLVVCGMASTDGTMGVLPALLAERLGVPQVTQLSEVSVEGGTVKGRRDGDTATEQLEASLPAVVSVTDQSGEARYPSFKGIMAAKKKPVESLDLDDLDIEADEVGLAGAWTKVDEAAERPARTAGTIVKDEGEGGKQLAEFLAGQKFI; this is translated from the coding sequence GTGAGCCTGAGGATCGTTGTCTGTGTGAAGTACGTGCCCGACGCCACCGGCGACCGGCACTTCGCCGAGGACCTGACCGTCGACCGCGACGACGTGGACGGCCTGCTCTCGGAGCTCGACGAGTACGCGGTCGAGCAGGCCCTGCAGATCAAGGAAGCCGCCGACGGCGACGCCGAGATCACGGTGCTCACGGTGGGCCCGGAGGACGCCAACGACGCGCTGCGCAAGGCCCTGTCGATGGGCGCCGACAAGGGCGTGCACGTCGAGGACGACGACCTGCACGGCACCGACGCGCTCGGTACCTCCCTCGTCCTCGCCAAGGCCATCGAGAAGACCGGCTACGACCTGGTCGTCTGCGGCATGGCCTCCACCGACGGCACGATGGGCGTACTGCCCGCGCTGCTCGCCGAGCGCCTGGGCGTGCCGCAGGTGACCCAGCTGTCCGAGGTCTCCGTCGAGGGCGGCACCGTCAAGGGCCGCCGGGACGGCGACACCGCCACCGAGCAGCTGGAGGCGTCGCTGCCGGCCGTCGTGTCGGTCACCGACCAGTCCGGCGAGGCCCGTTACCCGTCCTTCAAGGGCATCATGGCCGCCAAGAAGAAGCCGGTGGAGTCCCTGGACCTGGACGACCTGGACATCGAGGCGGACGAGGTCGGCCTGGCGGGCGCCTGGACCAAGGTCGACGAGGCGGCCGAGCGTCCGGCCCGCACCGCGGGCACGATCGTCAAGGACGAGGGCGAGGGCGGCAAGCAGCTCGCCGAGTTCCTCGCGGGCCAGAAGTTCATCTGA
- a CDS encoding electron transfer flavoprotein subunit alpha/FixB family protein, with product MAEVLVYVDHVDGAVRKPTLELLTLARRIGEPVAVHLGPGADTAAATLAEHGAVKVLTADAPEFADYLVAPKVDALQAAYEAVSPAAVLLPSSTEGKEIGARLAVRIGSGIITDAVDLEAGDEGPVATQSVFAASYTTKSRITKGTPVITVKPNSAAPEAAPAAGTVEQLAVTVAETSKGTKVVSRTPRESTGRPELTEAAIVVSGGRGVNGAENFPVIEALADSLGAAVGASRAAVDAGWYPHTNQVGQTGKSVSPQLYIAAGISGAIQHRAGMQTSKTIVAINKDAEAPIFDLVDYGVVGDLFEVVPALTDEVKSRKG from the coding sequence ATGGCTGAAGTCCTTGTCTACGTCGACCACGTGGACGGCGCCGTCCGCAAGCCCACCCTCGAACTGCTCACCCTCGCCCGCCGCATCGGCGAGCCGGTCGCCGTGCACCTCGGCCCCGGCGCCGACACCGCCGCCGCGACGCTCGCCGAGCACGGCGCGGTCAAGGTCCTGACCGCCGACGCGCCGGAGTTCGCCGACTACCTGGTCGCGCCGAAGGTCGACGCGCTCCAGGCCGCCTACGAGGCCGTGTCCCCGGCCGCGGTGCTGCTGCCGTCCTCCACCGAGGGCAAGGAGATCGGTGCCCGCCTCGCGGTCCGCATCGGCTCCGGCATCATCACCGACGCCGTCGACCTGGAGGCCGGCGACGAGGGCCCGGTGGCCACCCAGTCCGTCTTCGCGGCCTCGTACACCACCAAGTCCCGCATCACCAAGGGCACCCCGGTCATCACCGTCAAGCCCAACTCCGCCGCCCCGGAGGCCGCGCCGGCCGCCGGTACGGTCGAGCAGCTCGCGGTGACCGTGGCGGAGACCTCCAAGGGCACCAAGGTCGTCTCGCGCACCCCGCGCGAGTCCACCGGCCGCCCCGAGCTGACCGAGGCCGCGATCGTGGTCTCCGGCGGCCGCGGCGTCAACGGCGCCGAGAACTTCCCGGTCATCGAGGCGCTCGCCGACTCGCTCGGCGCGGCCGTCGGCGCCTCGCGCGCCGCGGTGGACGCGGGCTGGTACCCGCACACCAACCAGGTCGGCCAGACCGGCAAGTCGGTCTCCCCGCAGCTGTACATCGCGGCGGGCATCTCCGGCGCGATCCAGCACCGCGCCGGCATGCAGACCTCGAAGACCATCGTCGCCATCAACAAGGACGCCGAGGCGCCGATCTTCGATCTGGTCGACTACGGCGTGGTCGGCGACCTGTTCGAGGTCGTCCCGGCCCTCACCGACGAGGTCAAGTCCCGCAAGGGCTGA
- a CDS encoding ATP-binding protein: protein MSLPAALADPSVRALRMRLPMSPQAPRLARESVCAVVDPDRYALGDGETCLSEVVANAVRHSAAPDIPLMLIGEADGSFFAAVKDTARAVPMTTGTGDGALCEDGRGLEVLGALADGWGFDRTRSGKWVWFRVRHPRSDAAEGQVAA from the coding sequence ATGTCCCTGCCCGCAGCCCTGGCCGACCCCTCCGTACGCGCCCTGCGCATGCGCCTGCCGATGAGCCCCCAGGCGCCCCGCCTGGCCCGCGAATCGGTCTGCGCCGTCGTGGACCCCGACCGCTACGCGCTCGGCGACGGCGAGACCTGCCTGTCCGAGGTGGTGGCCAACGCCGTCCGGCACTCCGCCGCCCCCGACATCCCGCTGATGCTGATCGGCGAGGCGGACGGCAGCTTCTTCGCGGCGGTCAAGGACACCGCCCGCGCGGTGCCGATGACCACCGGCACCGGGGACGGAGCGCTCTGCGAGGACGGCCGGGGCCTGGAGGTCCTGGGAGCCCTCGCGGACGGCTGGGGCTTCGACCGGACGCGTTCCGGGAAGTGGGTGTGGTTCCGCGTGCGCCACCCGCGCTCGGACGCCGCCGAGGGGCAGGTGGCCGCGTGA
- a CDS encoding RNA polymerase sigma factor SigF gives MNTALTSARARPATGPAGLPLLEDAGAVTPEDAREVSRLFFERLAGLPEGDAAHRYARDCLIEMNLSLVHYAVRRFRGRAEETEDMVQVGTIGLIKAIDRYDLGRGTPFSAFAVPYIVGEIKRFFRDTSWAVHVPRRLQELRIDLARARERLAHELNRAPTAAELARHLGIDEEEVIEGLYAGNGYSADSLDAPPEEGDTQSAGGTLAARLGGDDPALEKAENIQALKPLMDGLEERDRRILHMRFGAEMTQTQIGQALGISQMQVSRLLTRILASLREGMLEAN, from the coding sequence GTGAACACCGCCCTCACGTCCGCACGCGCGAGACCCGCGACCGGACCGGCCGGGCTGCCCCTGCTGGAGGACGCCGGCGCGGTCACCCCGGAGGACGCCCGCGAGGTGTCCCGGCTCTTCTTCGAGCGGCTGGCCGGGCTGCCGGAAGGTGACGCCGCCCACCGGTACGCGCGCGACTGCCTGATCGAGATGAACCTGTCCCTGGTCCACTACGCGGTCCGCCGGTTCCGCGGCCGGGCCGAGGAGACCGAGGACATGGTCCAGGTCGGCACCATCGGGCTGATCAAGGCGATCGACCGGTACGACCTCGGGCGCGGCACCCCGTTCAGCGCCTTCGCCGTCCCGTACATCGTCGGTGAGATCAAGCGGTTCTTCCGGGACACCAGCTGGGCGGTCCACGTACCGCGCCGCCTCCAGGAACTGCGCATCGACCTGGCCAGGGCACGCGAAAGGCTCGCCCACGAACTGAACCGCGCGCCCACCGCGGCGGAACTGGCCCGGCACCTCGGAATCGACGAGGAAGAGGTCATCGAGGGCCTGTACGCCGGAAACGGCTACTCGGCGGACTCCCTGGACGCACCGCCGGAGGAGGGCGATACGCAGTCCGCGGGCGGCACCCTGGCCGCCCGCCTGGGCGGCGATGACCCCGCCCTGGAAAAGGCCGAGAACATCCAGGCGCTCAAACCGCTGATGGACGGCCTGGAAGAACGCGACCGGCGGATTCTGCACATGCGCTTCGGCGCGGAAATGACCCAGACACAGATCGGCCAGGCCCTCGGAATCTCCCAGATGCAGGTGTCGCGACTGCTGACCCGCATTCTCGCGAGCCTGCGGGAGGGGATGCTGGAGGCGAATTGA
- a CDS encoding DUF5133 domain-containing protein yields MRLINYQVLRDLVHEHQRLTRDGTPEAARLDDISYTLGVYTGRRDPAAALHEARRLLRAHDAEYRRAA; encoded by the coding sequence ATGCGACTGATCAATTACCAGGTGCTGCGCGACCTCGTCCACGAACACCAGCGCCTCACCCGGGACGGCACCCCGGAAGCCGCCCGGCTCGACGACATCTCCTACACCCTCGGCGTCTACACCGGCCGCCGCGACCCGGCCGCCGCTCTGCACGAGGCCCGCCGCCTGCTGCGCGCGCATGACGCGGAGTACCGGCGGGCGGCCTGA
- a CDS encoding FUSC family protein — protein sequence MREETTGAAVRRAGAALAAVRPARLRDGPWAVRWLVAVRASVAAALAWQLCAGVWGTPRPAPAVVAALLVVHPTVFRSCAAGLQYAAGCTLGALIALPAAVLVGPTWLSMSAVLLLSLLAAGHERLGAHGLHVPITAVFVLLLGPSHAREIGPHLLQIGVGICVAVLFNALLPPPLRLRAAEAALDRLRAELAGVLDGVADAVRAVRHPDEVLDPDWRDRLADLIAQARSALGQAHESLRWNVRAPRRHTVWHLDRRVLENLERVAHDTEAVVAALDDLAAQRPPPRAESAPYAADGAAGADAWDQEFRAGCARLLTCLALCVRGCRGGSPHPVLPATRRVWRELAERCGDRHDRLDARLAECRLLMLIDRSLRHVAGGRHRTAQTVRNRTAITELTAVAGEEAHARAAAQHR from the coding sequence GTGCGGGAGGAGACCACGGGAGCGGCCGTGCGCCGGGCCGGCGCCGCGCTCGCGGCCGTGCGCCCGGCGCGGCTGCGGGACGGGCCCTGGGCCGTGCGGTGGCTGGTGGCGGTCCGCGCGAGCGTCGCGGCCGCCCTGGCCTGGCAGCTGTGCGCCGGCGTGTGGGGGACGCCGCGGCCCGCCCCGGCGGTCGTCGCCGCGCTGCTCGTCGTCCACCCGACGGTGTTCCGGTCGTGCGCGGCGGGCCTCCAGTACGCGGCCGGGTGCACGCTCGGCGCGCTGATCGCGCTGCCCGCCGCCGTCCTCGTCGGCCCGACCTGGCTGAGCATGAGTGCGGTACTGCTGCTGTCCCTGCTGGCCGCCGGGCACGAACGGCTGGGCGCGCACGGACTGCACGTCCCGATCACCGCGGTCTTCGTCCTGCTGCTCGGGCCGAGCCACGCGCGGGAGATCGGGCCGCACCTGCTCCAGATCGGGGTGGGCATCTGCGTCGCGGTCCTCTTCAACGCCCTGCTGCCCCCGCCGCTGCGGCTGCGCGCCGCCGAGGCCGCCCTCGACCGGCTGCGCGCGGAACTGGCCGGGGTGCTGGACGGTGTGGCCGACGCGGTACGCGCGGTCCGCCACCCGGACGAGGTGCTGGACCCGGACTGGCGCGACCGCCTGGCGGACCTCATCGCCCAGGCGCGCAGCGCCCTCGGCCAGGCACACGAGAGCCTGCGCTGGAACGTACGCGCTCCGAGGCGGCACACCGTCTGGCACCTGGACCGGCGGGTCCTGGAGAACCTGGAGCGCGTCGCGCACGACACGGAAGCGGTGGTCGCCGCGCTCGACGACCTCGCGGCACAACGCCCGCCGCCCCGCGCGGAGTCCGCCCCGTACGCCGCGGACGGAGCCGCCGGGGCGGACGCCTGGGACCAGGAGTTCCGGGCCGGCTGCGCGCGGCTGCTGACCTGTCTGGCGCTGTGCGTCCGCGGCTGCCGCGGCGGCAGCCCGCACCCGGTCCTGCCCGCCACCCGCCGCGTGTGGCGGGAACTCGCCGAACGCTGTGGCGACCGGCACGACCGCCTGGACGCGCGCCTGGCCGAGTGCCGCCTCCTGATGCTCATCGACCGGTCGCTCCGGCACGTGGCGGGCGGCCGCCACCGTACGGCGCAGACCGTCCGGAACCGCACCGCCATCACCGAACTCACCGCCGTCGCCGGGGAAGAAGCCCATGCGCGAGCAGCCGCCCAGCACCGCTGA
- a CDS encoding PP2C family protein-serine/threonine phosphatase: MREQPPSTAERPTGTGRRRTGCPRAACDRCALLPRALFVLAFALFVLAVVAVSTGSPSRLAAGPVSGAAVSAALAAAPAAVVGEAVRQRRRRALNRADTSAATAQRVLLRPLPGRIGDLRLRGTYLPARTAPRSGGDLYDAVRSPYGTRLLIGDVRAKGMLAVEASAVLLRSFREAAYQEETLTGVARRLEDDARRHIAGLPGAETPERFATALLVEVPAGPVARVVHCGHPEPLLVRDGRVRVCPPERPGAPIGMADLVGAGHAEHTLPFRAGERLVLYSDGFTEARDAAGRFQPFAERVAERAAAPLDDLVDGLRADLVRHTGGELRDDAALLVVERIPG; the protein is encoded by the coding sequence ATGCGCGAGCAGCCGCCCAGCACCGCTGAACGCCCCACCGGGACCGGGCGCCGCCGGACCGGATGCCCCCGGGCCGCGTGCGACCGGTGTGCGCTGCTGCCGCGCGCCCTGTTCGTCCTCGCCTTCGCCCTGTTCGTCCTGGCCGTCGTGGCCGTGTCGACCGGCTCGCCGAGCCGGCTCGCCGCCGGGCCGGTTTCCGGAGCGGCGGTGAGCGCGGCACTGGCCGCCGCGCCGGCGGCCGTCGTCGGCGAGGCGGTACGGCAGCGGCGGCGGCGCGCCCTGAACCGGGCGGACACCTCGGCCGCGACCGCGCAGCGGGTCCTGCTGCGGCCGCTCCCCGGCCGGATCGGGGACCTGCGCCTGCGCGGCACCTACCTCCCGGCCCGGACCGCGCCCCGCAGCGGCGGCGATCTCTACGACGCGGTGCGCAGCCCGTACGGCACCCGGCTGCTCATCGGCGACGTGCGCGCCAAGGGGATGCTCGCGGTGGAGGCCTCGGCGGTGCTGCTGCGCTCGTTCCGCGAAGCGGCGTACCAGGAGGAGACGCTGACCGGGGTGGCCCGGCGGCTGGAGGACGACGCGCGGCGGCACATCGCGGGGCTGCCGGGCGCGGAGACGCCCGAACGGTTCGCCACCGCCCTGCTGGTGGAGGTCCCGGCCGGGCCGGTGGCCCGGGTGGTCCACTGCGGGCACCCGGAACCCCTGCTGGTCCGGGACGGGCGGGTACGGGTCTGCCCGCCGGAGCGGCCCGGCGCCCCCATCGGCATGGCCGACCTGGTGGGGGCCGGGCACGCGGAGCACACGCTGCCGTTCCGGGCGGGGGAGCGGCTGGTGCTGTACTCCGACGGGTTCACCGAGGCGCGGGACGCGGCGGGGCGCTTCCAGCCGTTCGCCGAGCGGGTCGCGGAACGGGCCGCCGCGCCCCTGGACGATCTGGTGGACGGGCTCCGCGCGGACCTGGTCCGGCACACGGGCGGGGAGCTGCGCGACGACGCGGCGCTGCTCGTCGTCGAGCGGATCCCCGGGTGA
- a CDS encoding DinB family protein, whose protein sequence is MTWTAPKTDRRTAPYVADERAMLQGWLDQHRDTLLSKCAGLTPEQLVRPSAEPSNLTLLGLVRHMAEVERSWFRFRVAGQKIGPLYYSEEQPDADFEVLDTATAEAALATLRAEIDAADQAVAHRGLDDTFTTTDGRTISLRWVYVHMIEEYARHNGHADLLRERIDGATGE, encoded by the coding sequence ATGACATGGACCGCACCGAAGACCGACCGCCGCACCGCACCGTACGTGGCGGACGAACGCGCGATGCTCCAGGGCTGGCTGGACCAGCACCGCGACACCCTGCTGAGCAAGTGCGCCGGCCTCACGCCGGAACAGCTCGTCCGGCCGAGCGCCGAACCCTCGAACCTCACGCTGCTCGGTCTCGTCCGGCACATGGCTGAGGTGGAGCGCAGCTGGTTCCGCTTCCGGGTCGCGGGCCAGAAGATCGGGCCCCTGTACTACTCCGAAGAGCAGCCCGACGCGGACTTCGAGGTGCTCGACACCGCCACCGCCGAGGCCGCGTTGGCCACGCTGCGCGCCGAGATCGACGCCGCCGACCAGGCCGTGGCCCACCGCGGTCTGGACGACACCTTCACCACGACGGACGGCCGGACGATCAGCCTCCGGTGGGTGTACGTCCACATGATCGAGGAGTACGCGCGGCACAACGGGCACGCGGACCTCCTGCGCGAGCGGATCGACGGCGCGACCGGCGAGTAG